From one Cupriavidus sp. P-10 genomic stretch:
- a CDS encoding fatty acid desaturase, giving the protein MANYLDDRQRSELAHAARHWLWRTELPTWLLIVAVYGAWFGVATQASRLGLPLACVLLTLCTTWYLSLQHELMHGHPTRLPWLNALIGAAPLGVWLPYGLYRRWHLQHHEAELTHPGGDPESYFLYAADWHASGPFARRLYAVRNTLAGRVLLQPAFSILAIGADAWSKLRAGDWRDVPMWLAHLLALGVLLAWLQVYCGMPAWLMLAGVAYPALSLSAIRSFHEHRATGPQAARSVINDAGLAWRLLFLNNNYHLVHHDLPSVPWFVLGRVYRRRADDYLARNDGFLVRGYGEWLVRYALRAAAPVVHPLFHGPSDGPHYAARPYGEA; this is encoded by the coding sequence ATGGCCAACTATCTCGACGACCGACAGCGCAGCGAACTCGCGCACGCCGCGCGTCACTGGCTGTGGCGCACCGAACTGCCGACCTGGCTGCTGATCGTGGCGGTGTACGGCGCATGGTTCGGCGTAGCCACGCAGGCGAGCCGGTTGGGCCTGCCGCTGGCATGCGTGCTGCTGACGCTGTGCACCACCTGGTACCTGTCGCTGCAGCATGAACTGATGCATGGCCATCCGACCCGGCTGCCCTGGCTGAACGCGCTGATCGGCGCGGCGCCGCTGGGCGTGTGGCTGCCGTATGGCCTGTACCGGCGCTGGCACCTGCAGCACCATGAAGCCGAACTGACGCATCCCGGCGGCGATCCGGAGAGCTATTTTCTGTACGCGGCGGACTGGCATGCGTCGGGCCCGTTCGCACGCAGGCTCTATGCCGTGCGCAACACGCTGGCGGGCCGCGTGCTGCTGCAACCCGCATTTTCGATCCTGGCCATCGGTGCCGATGCGTGGAGCAAGCTGCGCGCCGGCGACTGGCGCGATGTGCCGATGTGGCTGGCGCACCTGCTGGCGCTGGGCGTGCTGCTGGCCTGGCTGCAGGTGTACTGCGGCATGCCGGCATGGCTGATGCTGGCGGGCGTTGCGTATCCCGCGCTGTCGCTGTCGGCGATCCGTTCCTTCCATGAGCATCGCGCCACCGGCCCGCAGGCGGCGCGCAGCGTGATCAACGACGCCGGGCTGGCCTGGCGCCTGCTGTTCCTGAACAACAACTATCACCTGGTGCACCACGATCTGCCGTCGGTGCCGTGGTTTGTGCTGGGCCGGGTCTATCGGCGCCGCGCCGACGATTACCTGGCGCGCAACGACGGCTTCCTGGTGCGCGGCTATGGCGAATGGCTGGTGCGGTATGCGCTGCGCGCGGCCGCGCCGGTGGTCCATCCCCTGTTCCACGGGCCGTCCGACGGACCCCACTACGCGGCGAGGCCCTATGGCGAAGCCTGA
- a CDS encoding SDR family oxidoreductase → MANLTGKTAFVTGGARGIGAAIVRRLAREGAAVAFTYQNSAAGANALAAEVEAAGGRALALQANAADAAALTRAIDGAARQFGKLDILVNNAGVLRLGSVETLSLEDFDETLAVNVRAVFVAAKAALAHMGEGGRIINIGSTNAERMPFPGGSAYAMSKSALLGLVQGMARDLGPRGITVNNIQPGPTNTDMNPEAGEFGAALHGLMALQRHATPDEIAGMVAYVAGPEAGFVTGASLMIDGGFSA, encoded by the coding sequence ATGGCCAACCTGACTGGAAAAACTGCATTCGTAACCGGCGGCGCCCGCGGCATCGGCGCGGCAATCGTGCGCCGGCTGGCGCGCGAGGGCGCCGCCGTCGCCTTCACCTACCAGAACTCCGCAGCGGGTGCCAACGCGCTGGCCGCGGAAGTGGAAGCCGCCGGCGGCCGCGCGCTGGCGCTGCAGGCCAACGCCGCCGATGCCGCCGCGCTGACCCGCGCCATTGACGGCGCCGCGCGCCAGTTCGGCAAGCTCGACATCCTGGTCAACAATGCCGGCGTGCTGCGGCTGGGATCGGTCGAGACCCTGTCGCTGGAAGACTTCGACGAGACCCTGGCCGTCAACGTGCGCGCGGTGTTCGTCGCGGCAAAGGCCGCTCTGGCGCACATGGGCGAAGGCGGCCGCATCATCAACATCGGCAGCACCAATGCCGAACGCATGCCGTTCCCCGGCGGCAGCGCGTATGCGATGAGCAAGTCCGCGCTGCTGGGGCTGGTGCAAGGCATGGCGCGCGACCTGGGGCCGCGCGGCATCACCGTGAACAACATCCAGCCGGGACCGACCAATACCGACATGAACCCGGAAGCCGGGGAATTCGGCGCGGCGCTGCATGGCCTGATGGCACTGCAGCGGCACGCCACGCCGGACGAGATTGCCGGCATGGTGGCTTATGTCGCGGGTCCGGAAGCGGGCTTTGTGACCGGTGCCAGCCTGATGATCGACGGCGGCTTCAGCGCCTGA
- a CDS encoding selenium-binding protein SBP56-related protein — MNMRPDPTFYPSPQLAMSAPPEEFAYTLLLSPDGSRPDALAVIDVKPGSPTYSTVVHTVPMTNKGDELHHFGWNACSSALSPLTGHAFLERRYLIIPGMRSSRIYIVDTKPHPTQARIHKIIEPDEIISKTGYSRPHTVHCGPEGIYVSTLGGAGQDGTDGLPGIFIMDCETFEVLGRWEIDRGEQEKHYDFWWNLPRDYMVSSEWALPPQFENGLVAEDLLANKYGHKLHFWDLRGRRNVQTIDLGANHQMALEVRPAHDPVREYGFVGVVVDTTNLEGSIWTWWREGGKFHVEKTATIPPEPASADQLPPLLQGFGAVPPLVTDIDLSIDDKFLYVACWGTGEMRQYDVSDPRKPRLSGSVHLGGIARRTPHPNGKTFAGGPQMVEISRDGRRVYWTNSLYSTWDNQFYPNGVPGVQVMGRAEPEGGLALADDYWVDFPDGYRAHQVRLEGGDCSTDSFCYPSVRT; from the coding sequence ATGAACATGCGGCCGGATCCCACGTTTTACCCGTCGCCCCAGCTCGCGATGAGCGCGCCGCCGGAAGAATTTGCCTACACCCTGCTGCTGAGCCCCGACGGCTCGCGCCCTGACGCGCTGGCCGTGATCGACGTCAAGCCCGGCTCGCCCACCTACAGCACGGTGGTGCATACCGTGCCGATGACCAACAAGGGCGACGAGCTGCATCACTTCGGCTGGAATGCCTGTTCCTCCGCGCTGTCGCCGCTGACCGGCCACGCGTTCCTGGAGCGGCGCTACCTGATCATCCCGGGCATGCGCTCGTCCCGCATTTATATCGTAGACACCAAGCCGCATCCCACGCAGGCGCGCATCCACAAGATCATCGAGCCGGACGAGATCATCAGCAAGACCGGCTACTCGCGGCCGCACACCGTGCATTGCGGCCCGGAAGGGATCTACGTGAGCACGCTCGGCGGCGCCGGCCAGGACGGCACCGACGGGCTGCCCGGCATCTTCATCATGGACTGCGAGACCTTCGAGGTGCTCGGGCGCTGGGAAATCGACCGCGGCGAGCAGGAGAAGCACTACGACTTCTGGTGGAACCTGCCGCGCGACTACATGGTGTCGAGCGAATGGGCATTGCCGCCGCAGTTCGAGAACGGCCTGGTGGCCGAGGACCTGCTTGCCAACAAGTACGGCCACAAGCTGCATTTCTGGGACCTGCGCGGGCGCCGCAACGTGCAGACCATCGACCTCGGCGCCAACCACCAGATGGCGCTGGAAGTCCGGCCCGCGCACGATCCGGTGCGCGAATACGGCTTTGTCGGCGTGGTGGTCGACACCACCAACCTGGAAGGCTCGATCTGGACCTGGTGGCGCGAAGGCGGCAAGTTCCATGTGGAGAAGACCGCGACCATTCCGCCCGAGCCGGCTTCGGCCGACCAGCTGCCGCCCTTGCTGCAAGGCTTCGGCGCGGTGCCGCCGCTGGTGACCGATATCGATTTGTCCATCGACGACAAGTTTCTTTACGTGGCCTGCTGGGGCACCGGCGAGATGCGCCAGTACGACGTCAGCGACCCGCGCAAGCCCCGGCTGTCGGGCTCGGTCCATCTTGGCGGCATTGCGCGGCGCACGCCGCACCCGAACGGCAAGACCTTCGCCGGCGGCCCGCAGATGGTCGAAATCAGCCGCGACGGCAGGCGCGTCTACTGGACCAATTCGCTCTACTCCACCTGGGACAACCAGTTCTATCCCAACGGTGTTCCCGGCGTGCAGGTGATGGGGCGTGCCGAGCCGGAGGGCGGGCTGGCGCTGGCCGACGACTACTGGGTGGACTTCCCCGACGGCTACCGCGCCCACCAGGTGCGGCTGGAAGGCGGCGACTGCTCGACTGACTCGTTCTGCTACCCGTCGGTCCGGACTTGA
- a CDS encoding phosphate/phosphite/phosphonate ABC transporter substrate-binding protein gives MAKPEHWVAALPMYNVSASLRADWITLIERVAQSLQRAGVVLTAVDPGDDAAALHAFWRRDDVLLSQACGYPLVQGLAPHVRLIGTPRFRVPGCQWHTYRSAIVVRAGDGPGTLDACRGARAACNAPDSHSGMNALRHAVAPLARAGRFFGEVVHTGSHLASLAAVTAGEADVAAIDCVTLAYAAEHHPDLVAGVRQIGTTRAVAGLPFIASRRAGAPLVQRVRAAMRQALHDDVALRARLRLEDVVPSAVADYQPVSSMALEASLRGYSALN, from the coding sequence ATGGCGAAGCCTGAGCACTGGGTCGCGGCGCTGCCGATGTACAACGTGTCGGCGTCCTTGCGCGCTGACTGGATCACGCTGATCGAGCGCGTGGCGCAATCGCTGCAACGCGCGGGCGTCGTGCTTACCGCCGTCGACCCCGGCGACGATGCCGCCGCGCTGCACGCATTCTGGCGGCGCGACGACGTGCTGCTGTCGCAGGCATGCGGCTATCCGCTGGTGCAGGGGCTGGCGCCGCATGTGCGGCTGATCGGCACGCCGCGCTTCCGGGTGCCGGGCTGCCAGTGGCATACCTATCGCAGCGCGATCGTGGTACGGGCAGGCGACGGGCCCGGCACGCTCGATGCCTGCCGTGGCGCGCGGGCTGCCTGCAATGCGCCCGACTCACACAGCGGCATGAATGCGCTGCGCCATGCGGTGGCGCCGCTGGCGCGTGCAGGGCGCTTCTTTGGCGAGGTGGTCCACACCGGCTCGCACCTGGCGTCGTTGGCGGCCGTGACCGCCGGCGAGGCAGACGTGGCGGCGATCGATTGCGTGACGCTGGCCTATGCCGCCGAGCACCATCCCGATCTGGTGGCGGGCGTGCGGCAGATCGGCACCACGCGGGCGGTGGCGGGATTGCCGTTCATCGCATCGCGGCGGGCGGGTGCGCCGCTGGTGCAACGGGTGCGGGCGGCCATGCGGCAGGCCCTGCACGACGACGTGGCGCTGCGCGCCCGGCTGCGGCTGGAAGATGTGGTGCCCAGCGCGGTGGCGGACTACCAGCCGGTGTCCAGCATGGCGCTGGAGGCAAGCCTGCGGGGGTACAGCGCGCTCAACTGA
- a CDS encoding hydrolase, with amino-acid sequence MSNAKLEVLTPQNSQLIIIDHQPQMAFGVQSMDRQLMKNNVVGLAKAAKIFDIPTTITTVESDSFSGYTYPELLDVFPGKETLERTSMNSWDDQKVRDALAAAGRRKIIVAGLWTEVCNTTFALSAMHDSDYEIYIVADASGGTSKEAHDYAMQRMVQAGVVPVTWQQVVLEWQRDWARRDSYDAVMALVKEHSGAYGMGVDYAYTMVHKAAQRTASQHVSLAPVPAV; translated from the coding sequence ATGTCGAACGCCAAACTGGAAGTCCTGACCCCGCAAAACAGCCAGCTGATCATCATCGACCACCAGCCGCAGATGGCGTTCGGCGTCCAGTCGATGGACCGCCAGCTGATGAAGAACAACGTGGTCGGGCTGGCCAAGGCGGCAAAGATCTTCGACATCCCGACCACGATCACCACGGTCGAGTCGGATTCGTTCTCCGGCTACACCTACCCCGAACTGCTCGACGTATTCCCCGGCAAGGAAACGCTGGAACGCACCTCGATGAACTCGTGGGACGACCAGAAGGTGCGCGACGCGCTGGCCGCCGCCGGCCGCAGGAAGATCATCGTCGCCGGACTGTGGACCGAGGTGTGCAACACCACCTTCGCGCTGTCGGCCATGCATGACAGCGACTACGAGATCTACATAGTTGCCGACGCCTCGGGCGGTACCAGCAAGGAAGCGCACGACTACGCCATGCAGCGCATGGTGCAGGCCGGCGTGGTGCCGGTGACCTGGCAGCAGGTGGTGCTGGAGTGGCAGCGCGACTGGGCCCGCCGCGACTCGTACGACGCCGTGATGGCGCTGGTCAAGGAACACTCCGGCGCCTACGGCATGGGCGTGGACTACGCCTACACCATGGTGCACAAGGCCGCGCAGCGCACCGCGTCGCAGCACGTGTCGCTGGCCCCCGTTCCCGCGGTCTGA
- a CDS encoding cyclase family protein gives MRWKQRPQGSNWGDFGPDDQLGRVNLIGPEQVVKGAREVQAGISFCLSLPLDYPGGNKLNPRRHPPQLRPTFRDDSPYLNFPLARVDPAATDVISDDQVLMCLQYSTQWDALAHVGALFDADGDGRPERVYYNGFRANEHIVGPVDYADDDHFAAHPCGHDHSAAQALGIENFAVKGMQGRGVLVDLAHVYGKDFRTVGYDDLMRAMDAGKAEVESGDMLLLRTGFAEVVLSMQREPDEAVLHHSCCALDGRDDKLLQWITDAGIAALIADNYAVERYPARPAPDGDKHHPLLPLHHHCLFKLGLPLGELWYLRELADWLRASGRTRFQLTAPPLRLPGAVGSPVTPIATV, from the coding sequence ATGCGCTGGAAGCAACGTCCGCAGGGTTCCAACTGGGGTGATTTCGGCCCCGACGACCAGCTGGGCCGCGTCAACCTGATCGGCCCCGAGCAGGTCGTCAAGGGCGCGCGCGAGGTGCAGGCCGGCATCAGCTTCTGCCTGTCGCTGCCGCTGGACTACCCGGGCGGCAACAAGCTCAACCCGCGCCGCCACCCGCCGCAACTGCGCCCCACCTTCCGCGACGACAGCCCCTACCTCAACTTCCCGCTGGCCAGGGTCGATCCGGCCGCCACCGATGTAATCAGCGACGACCAGGTCCTGATGTGCCTGCAGTACAGCACGCAGTGGGATGCGCTGGCGCATGTGGGCGCACTGTTCGATGCTGACGGCGACGGCCGGCCCGAGCGCGTCTACTACAACGGCTTCCGTGCCAATGAGCATATCGTCGGCCCGGTGGACTACGCCGACGACGACCACTTCGCCGCCCATCCATGCGGCCACGACCACAGCGCCGCGCAGGCGCTCGGCATCGAGAATTTTGCCGTCAAGGGCATGCAGGGTCGCGGCGTGCTGGTGGACCTGGCGCACGTGTATGGCAAGGACTTCCGCACCGTCGGCTATGACGACCTGATGCGCGCGATGGACGCCGGCAAGGCCGAGGTCGAGTCCGGTGACATGCTGCTGCTGCGCACCGGCTTTGCCGAAGTGGTGCTGTCGATGCAGCGCGAGCCCGACGAAGCCGTGCTGCACCACAGCTGCTGCGCGCTCGACGGCCGCGACGACAAGCTGTTGCAGTGGATCACCGACGCCGGCATCGCCGCGCTGATCGCCGACAACTACGCAGTCGAGCGCTACCCGGCCCGCCCCGCGCCCGATGGCGACAAGCACCACCCGCTGCTGCCGCTGCACCACCACTGCCTGTTCAAGCTGGGCCTGCCGCTGGGCGAGCTGTGGTACCTGCGCGAGCTGGCCGACTGGCTGCGCGCCAGCGGCCGCACCCGCTTCCAGCTGACCGCGCCGCCGCTTCGGCTGCCGGGGGCAGTCGGGTCGCCGGTGACACCGATCGCCACGGTCTAG
- a CDS encoding LysR family transcriptional regulator, whose amino-acid sequence MEALNLLESFVRSAEAGSFSAAARQLGMTPAAVSKNVARLESHLGLRLFQRSTRQLTLTASGEQFLRQVSDPFSTLRDAFASASQDAGKPAGTLKVSMALAFGREHLVPMLGEFLRRYPAIVPDWHFDNRPAELIQDGFDAAIGGGIELTDGVVARELARTCIVAAASPSYMEGRPMPGHPSELAAMDGIVRRSGPTGRLRAWTLRSESGEEAPVTQRTRMIFDDPEAMAHAAMLGYGVALLPTPHAAQWLESGALVRLLPEWHADNGPISLYYPNKTLLPPKTRVFIDFVVAAFRDRGLAARFDAGIGPAH is encoded by the coding sequence ATGGAGGCCCTCAATCTGCTCGAATCCTTTGTCCGGAGTGCCGAAGCCGGCAGTTTTTCCGCAGCGGCGCGCCAGCTCGGCATGACGCCGGCGGCGGTCAGCAAGAACGTGGCGCGGCTGGAGTCGCACCTGGGCCTGCGGCTGTTCCAGCGCAGCACGCGCCAGCTGACGCTGACCGCCAGCGGCGAACAGTTCCTGCGGCAGGTCTCGGATCCGTTCTCGACCTTGCGCGATGCCTTTGCCAGCGCCTCGCAAGACGCCGGCAAACCCGCGGGCACGCTCAAGGTCAGCATGGCGCTCGCCTTCGGCCGCGAACACCTGGTGCCGATGCTGGGCGAATTCCTGCGGCGCTATCCGGCGATCGTGCCGGACTGGCATTTCGACAACCGCCCCGCGGAACTGATCCAGGACGGCTTTGACGCGGCTATCGGCGGCGGGATCGAACTGACCGATGGCGTGGTCGCGCGCGAACTGGCGCGGACCTGCATCGTGGCCGCGGCATCGCCGTCCTACATGGAAGGCAGGCCCATGCCGGGCCATCCCAGCGAGCTGGCCGCGATGGACGGCATCGTGCGGCGCTCCGGCCCGACCGGCAGGCTGCGCGCATGGACGCTGCGCAGCGAGTCAGGCGAAGAGGCGCCGGTCACGCAGCGCACGCGCATGATCTTTGACGATCCCGAGGCAATGGCGCACGCGGCCATGCTCGGCTACGGCGTGGCGCTGCTGCCGACGCCGCATGCGGCGCAATGGCTGGAAAGCGGTGCGCTGGTGCGGCTGCTTCCGGAATGGCATGCCGACAACGGGCCGATCTCGCTCTACTACCCGAACAAGACGCTGCTGCCGCCCAAGACGCGCGTGTTCATCGACTTCGTGGTGGCGGCGTTCCGCGACCGGGGATTGGCCGCGCGCTTCGATGCCGGCATCGGGCCGGCGCATTAG
- a CDS encoding IclR family transcriptional regulator codes for MTTPSTSLQKACRLLRALTDARNSRLTDLALAAGVDKASALRLLETLAAEGLVHRDPATKAFAPGPEWLALHAATLQRTDLRPLVRPALIRLANAFEDSAILSVPSGCESVCIELRLGTFPIRANYLDIGSRRPLGIGAGSLALLAALPDAEIDAVLDGIAPAMRRYPRFSRDMLLGHVQATRERGYAVLLDVVVERMGGIAVALPGPGGYPLGAISIAALNDRITTREAAMARALRREADAICQHWRSHAGAHPDTRPDPRPNLHKPATRPRTQEEA; via the coding sequence GTGACCACCCCGAGCACCTCGCTGCAGAAAGCCTGCCGCCTGCTGCGCGCGCTGACCGATGCCCGCAACAGCCGCCTTACCGACCTGGCGCTGGCCGCAGGCGTCGACAAGGCCTCGGCGCTGCGCCTGCTGGAAACGCTGGCGGCCGAGGGCCTGGTACACCGCGATCCCGCCACCAAGGCCTTTGCGCCGGGGCCTGAATGGCTCGCGCTGCATGCTGCCACCCTGCAGCGCACCGACCTGCGCCCGTTGGTACGCCCCGCACTGATCCGGCTGGCCAATGCCTTCGAGGACAGCGCCATCCTGTCGGTGCCGAGCGGCTGCGAATCGGTCTGCATCGAGCTGCGCCTGGGCACCTTCCCGATCCGCGCCAATTACCTGGACATCGGCAGCCGCCGGCCGCTGGGCATCGGTGCGGGCAGCCTGGCGCTGCTGGCCGCGCTGCCCGATGCCGAGATCGACGCCGTGCTCGACGGCATCGCGCCGGCCATGCGCCGCTACCCGCGCTTCAGCCGGGACATGCTGCTGGGCCATGTGCAGGCCACGCGCGAGCGCGGCTACGCCGTATTGCTGGACGTCGTGGTGGAGCGCATGGGCGGCATCGCCGTCGCCCTGCCCGGCCCCGGCGGCTACCCGCTGGGCGCGATCAGCATCGCCGCGCTCAATGACCGCATCACCACCCGCGAGGCGGCCATGGCGCGCGCGCTGCGGCGCGAAGCCGACGCCATCTGCCAGCACTGGCGATCGCACGCCGGCGCGCATCCGGACACCAGGCCCGACCCACGACCCAACCTACACAAACCGGCCACCCGGCCACGTACGCAAGAGGAGGCATGA
- the garD gene encoding galactarate dehydratase, producing the protein MSEANSSQAVRPLYITMHPDDNVAIVANDGGLPAGATFPCGLTLVEGVPQGHKVALADLREGDEVIRYNVVIGYALKDLPRGSWINERVIRMPAAPELHDLPVGTRVTPLPPLEGYTFEGYRNADGSVGTRNILGITTTVQCVEGVVEFAVRRIKEELLPKYPNVDDVVGLEHTYGCGVAIDAPDAGIPIRTIRNIALNPNFGGEVMIVSLGCEKLQPTRLVSAGTIPIQKEGEPDVVCLQDEQHVGFASMIDSIMTTAEKHLQRLDARRRETCPASDLVVGVQCGGSDAFSGVTANPAVGFATDLLVRAGGTVMFSEVTEVRDGIDQLTARAATPEVAEALMKQMAWYDAYLEKGKVDRSANTTPGNKKGGLSNIVEKAMGSIVKSGTGPIHGVSGPGEKVTQKGLIYAATPAGDFVCGTLQLAAGMNLHVFTTGRGTPYGLAEVPVIKVSTRNDLARRWHDLMDVNAGRIATGEATIEEVGWELFHTLLAVASGKKSWAEHWKIKNALVLFNPAPVT; encoded by the coding sequence ATGAGTGAAGCCAATTCCTCGCAAGCGGTGCGTCCGCTGTACATCACGATGCACCCCGACGACAACGTCGCCATCGTCGCCAACGACGGCGGGCTGCCTGCCGGCGCCACGTTCCCGTGCGGCCTTACGCTGGTCGAGGGCGTGCCCCAGGGCCACAAGGTCGCACTGGCCGACCTGCGCGAAGGCGACGAGGTGATCCGCTACAACGTGGTGATCGGCTACGCGCTGAAGGACCTGCCGCGCGGCAGCTGGATCAACGAACGCGTGATCCGCATGCCGGCCGCGCCTGAGCTGCACGACCTGCCGGTCGGCACGCGCGTCACGCCGCTGCCGCCGCTGGAGGGCTACACCTTCGAGGGCTACCGCAATGCCGACGGTTCGGTCGGTACGCGCAATATCCTCGGCATCACCACCACCGTGCAATGCGTGGAGGGCGTGGTCGAGTTTGCCGTGCGGCGCATCAAGGAAGAGCTGCTGCCGAAGTATCCCAACGTCGATGACGTGGTGGGCCTGGAGCACACCTACGGCTGCGGCGTGGCGATCGACGCGCCGGACGCCGGCATTCCCATCCGCACCATCCGCAATATCGCGCTAAACCCCAACTTCGGCGGCGAAGTGATGATCGTCAGCCTGGGCTGCGAAAAGCTGCAGCCCACGCGGCTGGTCAGCGCCGGCACCATCCCGATCCAGAAGGAAGGCGAGCCGGACGTGGTCTGCCTGCAGGACGAACAGCACGTGGGCTTTGCGTCGATGATCGATTCGATCATGACGACCGCCGAGAAACACCTGCAACGCCTGGATGCGCGCCGGCGCGAGACCTGCCCCGCATCCGACCTGGTGGTCGGCGTGCAGTGCGGCGGCAGCGATGCCTTCTCCGGCGTGACCGCCAACCCGGCGGTGGGCTTTGCCACCGACCTGCTGGTGCGCGCCGGCGGCACGGTGATGTTCTCCGAGGTGACCGAAGTCCGTGATGGCATCGATCAGCTCACCGCGCGCGCGGCCACGCCGGAAGTGGCCGAGGCCCTGATGAAGCAGATGGCCTGGTACGACGCCTACCTCGAAAAAGGCAAGGTCGACCGCAGCGCCAACACCACGCCCGGCAACAAGAAGGGCGGGCTGTCCAATATCGTGGAAAAGGCCATGGGCTCGATCGTCAAGTCCGGCACCGGCCCGATCCATGGCGTCAGCGGCCCGGGCGAGAAGGTGACGCAGAAGGGCCTGATCTATGCCGCCACGCCGGCTGGCGACTTTGTCTGCGGCACGCTGCAGCTGGCCGCCGGCATGAACCTGCACGTCTTCACCACCGGCCGCGGCACGCCGTACGGCCTGGCCGAGGTGCCGGTGATCAAGGTCTCGACGCGCAACGACCTGGCGCGCCGCTGGCACGACCTGATGGACGTCAACGCCGGCCGCATCGCCACCGGCGAAGCCACCATCGAAGAGGTGGGCTGGGAGCTGTTCCACACGCTGCTGGCGGTGGCCAGCGGCAAGAAGTCGTGGGCGGAACACTGGAAGATCAAGAACGCGCTGGTGCTGTTCAATCCGGCGCCGGTGACCTGA